GATCAAGTATGCATAATTTCTCTGTTCTATCGCAGATACACGGCACggaaattagtttaaaaactATACATCCATAATgtcatacaaattttatatattttttatttctcttttgcgCCTTTGTGATTCCCTGAACATGGCTACAAAAGTTATTACGCATCTATACGTAGAAGTCTGTGATCGAACACATTTTTGCTGTTTAAATTGACACATATAAAtgcgaataaaatattttacgttaaaATGTATGACCTGTGGAAAGATAAGAAACATTAGACATTAACGCGTCGGCCGCGACCGCGCCGCCGCTTActgattttgattttaatcgtgtgctttatgatttattttttaggttTCATAATATGCCGTCAAATTATAAGCGGTACGGCCATTACAATTTCTATCTTCTCCTCTTTCACGAATCACGCAGTCACATGATGTCTTGCATCCTCACCGCTAGGTTCTAATATGTATTGCGCGTAGATCAGTCAGTTTAGTCATGCCGACAAATGCCAAAGATGTAATAGGGACGAGACAACGGGACGTGTATTGACGTGATATAgctgatttaatttaagagcGAGATAACAAAAGCACGAGAAAAACCTTTATTTTACAGGGATATTGTACAGGCTTGGATGAAGGCGGAGGGGGTAGgggaaaaaaatgtcttttcttttttctttttcgcgaaagaaagaaacaacgACTGTGTTACGGACATCGATGACGTTACCGGCATCAAACGCAAATCTTTAATGTCCTTCGTACTTTTCCACGCGCGATACCGTCACATGCAAGTCGGTGAATATTGCAATGCACAACACACGTTCCggtgttacaaaattttgtcttcATTCACCGTTCAaggcgcgaaaaaaaaaacagtagtAAAAGTGAACAACGAGATATTAAATGCGGAATATTTAGCGAACCGCCATCCATGTAGGCACTTTAGACGTCATGCTGTCATTGCttcttgcatatatatatacgcatatTATATTAGATGCGACCAGACATGGCTTCTAGAATGCTTAGTGCATTGCAGTGCATCGGCCGGGGTGGATTGAGTCATTCGAAGCTTTGACTGTAATTCGCCcgatttttttcgtaattgttCTTATCTGTCGACACGGTTTGCCCTTTTCGTTACCAAAAATggtgaaaattatattctggATTCTTACACATCTCGGTTACATATTGCACGGTCGTTCTTTCCAACGTGCAATACTTACGCAGCAATACTTGGCACTTATCGGAAGCACTCACACACAGCATATTCCTAATTTATGACGAGTcaccttcttttttttgtcgcGCGTACTCTCATTTTTGGCAACGAGAGGAGGATCCCCGCGATCGAGAACACCAAAGAGAACGCTCGACTGCATTGCCGAGAGTAACTTGGAGCTGCTTCGCGCCAAATTAGGAGATATGCATTCGCAGTTTACGATCTGAGGAGTCATATTGAGCTATACGCTTGTATCTTGCGCTTGTATTATGCGCCAAAATGTGTATGaagagaaaattgaaaaaaaaaagttttaacgaGTAAGAGGATTTTGCTTTTTGTTCTTATCTCGACGTTTTGGCTCCGTCCTCGGTGCTGCATAGCTCATTCTCGCTCCTAGCGTTCTGAACATCTTGTACTCCGCTTCCCTGCCATCCTGGCCGCATGCATTTTGAGATTAGCGCGAGATCACAGCACTCGCCTCATTTAACTTGTAAGGCACGCAGCATTTActgatttatgaaaaaaaaaaatgaacgcATGCTGGAGCAGCCACTATTCTAGCCCGCCGCCGGAGAGGGAACTCTACATCGATGGCGAGCATCGGAGTCGAAGAGATATGTCGCCTCAGGGACGCAAAAGGGCAGCCCTAATGATTTCTCGTGACCAACCTGCTTCTATCTCGAGTTACCAGACATATCGTAAGGTAAGCGTTTGAGAACGTTTGGCTTTCATTTTGATTCGCGCAGAAATGCTTAAAATCGtgtgtttaaaaaagagagaatgcGTTCTAGTTTTGATctgaatttttaactttttgagaaaaaaaataactcgCAGAAATTAATCGACGATTACACGAATGAAACGAAGAAAAATTGTAGATACTTTATGACCGCATGAGACATCGATGtacacattattaatatttatcgaaGTGTATCCctgtacattattaaatacctATCATAGGACGAGTTCCATCGAGGAATGATGGGTCACAGGTCGCACAGCGCGGCACCTATGGACTCTCCGAGTGTCAGATACCGAGGAAGGTCTCAGAGTCCCACCGGTCATCGTTCCTTGTCTCCACCCGAGCATAGATCCTTTCCCTACTCGCACGGCGGATATGTTCATACGACAAGGTATAAAATATCATGGCAAAACTCTTTGACATTGTCTAGATTACAAGCTTGTGGGAATTTGTAGACTTACTATTGTTCTTATTTAGATTCGGCTCGAGATCGGCGACCGCCACGCCCACTGGATCGCCGAAGAAGCGTCAGTTACCTCAAATTCCGGCAGCTTTGAAGGAAAGAGTCGCGCAAGATTTTGAAGAACGAGCAAGATTCATGAGACATCGCAACAGACAGTCGATATACAGAAGCACGGGTATGGGAGGTGAGTTTCGACATTTTCTGCCGGAAATGTGAATGCGATTATTCGATACTGGTTTATTTGGCGTTATTGGactaagaaagaaattaatattttataattgcatacacatatacatatgtgtatatataaaaaaattaaattaatatttatatatgtattaataattttttcatttctttttttttacaaatttctcagtattatattttaaataattgattaatttgtcCCCAGGTTGGGAAAAGCATTACAGTGGTCTTTCGGATTCGGATCTTCCTTCAATCGGACGTGATCCACTAACGCTATCACATAGTCATGCTCACAGAATGCACAGGTCGAGGAGGGGGCATTTAAGCCCCGACAAAGATGTACTCGGCGGAGATCTTGGAGATTCTGACATGGAAAGCATAGCTTCGGTAACGAGCAGTGCCTTTAGTACGCAATCGGAACGACCACGTGGATCGAGACTAATGTGAGtagtttcataaaatttcCGTTATTTACGGATTACCTCGCGTTGCGGCAGTCAATGTGCAAAGCAACGCAGATTCAAGAAAATTTCCCGTTAGGAAGGAGGACCTGAGCATCGGGTGTGCTGTTCTAAATATATTGCTGTAACAGGGGATGCATTATACGTCTGAATTTTTATGTGTCACAATAAAATCGATAATCTGAAGAATAGCACACTCATCGGCTCAACCTCTTGAATCAAGGAAAATCCCTGGATTAAATGGACATTGTCAACTAACATCCCGTAGTTGCACATTGTCACATCCTGCTTGTGTTATGTCTTCCAATACCCTTCCCGTCTTCACTACGAAGCGATTAGATTGCACTTCCTAGGCATCGTGTCAATGTTCATTTAATTAGTGTCCTACTCTAAGGAAGCAGGGATCAGTGCGTGGCGTTGGTCGGTTAGGTAGTTGTGTCTCGTCGTGTCGTAGAAAAGAAGATGCATTGCGAAGTACATCGATCGCCGCGTGTCTCTTCTGAAATGCCGACCCGTTGTTCTCGGCGAATCGACACAGTCGAGTTCTGAGATGTTAATAACCgatatgcgtttgattgatTGCGAACGCGCggttaaatagaaaaaaaagagaaaaaaaataaagcaaagaaaatatgaaaaacggAATGGGCTCACTCTTTGGTTGTGTGTTCCACGAGAGTGTTAAACTCTATGTGAAAAACATTGTTTGCAGACCGAcaattaaaaacgttttttttaaatacccgGTGCCATATCCCCTATACCCCCGCCCCCTAGGCGCAATAGGCGCAGGCACAAATTTAGGATACCTTGCAGCGAATGTCATTGTCCCACCAAGCCCAGAAGCAACAACCCTAGCAAGTGTCCCACCCTATATCCCCTCGTACGGAGCAAGTCCGCAGTGGTACGCTCGTTGTACAAAAAGATGTGTACGCCATTCACGAGATCGCAGCCCGTCGACGAGAACATGCTGAGATATTACAGCTCCGAGACCAGCGAGTACAGCGTTTCCGAGGGGTACATACTCAAGCCAGAGAGACTCGTAGCTAGTAGCGCTAAGATACCGGCGATACTTGTCGAGGATTGCCTCCGGGTCGACTTTAACGATCGTTTTGTAAAGATATTTCGTTCTAAGTATTTGCCATCGTATCTTGCGGGAGGATTCGGTACGTTATCGCGTAAATGCGATGATTCCGCggcgacgaggacgacgacgacgacgacgacactgacaacgacgacgatgacgacgatgacgacgacgacgacgacgacgacgacgacgacgacgatgacgacgacgacgacgacgacgacgacgatgacgacgacgacgacgacgacgacgacgacgacgacgacgacgatgatgacgacgatgacgacgacgacgataatgacgacgacgaaaacgacgatgacgacgacaacgacgacgacaacaacAACGACGACAATAACGACGAAGACGACgataacgacgacgacgaggacaaGGCGACCGATTATTTCGGGAGATCCGTTCGACTTCCCTGACTATCTCGATATTAGGAATATAGATGCTAGTTTGCATTCGCGTAGGTCATTTTTGTCCGCTAAGACTAGGAGCTTCGATTACGACGTGATGCACGATACATACGGTGATCGTTTCGGTACTAGGCCAGGGGCCGTCGGTCTGCTATCGCGCCGGGCCAAGAGTTTCGAGTACGAGAGCATTTCGAGCAACATATTCAGCGACGACAGTCTCAGGACGGCCAGGAAAAAGCTCAAGCGGAATCTCTCTCTCAGCGACGCCGGGTACGGTGACAAGATACCGGCGCTGGACGATCAGAGCAAGTCCTACTACGATTCTAACGGTGACGATAAAGTGCCTACGAGTCTCACGAGCAAAGAGACGAATTACGATTTTCTGCTCGATCGAGACGATCACAAGTCGTTTTATGGATATGACTCGGAGCTCAGCTGCGGCGAGACGGAGATTTACGTTCCAAGTTTCGACAAGCAGAACATCGAGACCGATGATTATCAAGTCTCGTACAGTTCCCGTTTAACGGGCGATAATGATCTCTTCAGCGACAACGACCGTGCTAATCTCAGGAATATTCGGGACAAGGATGATACTAgcaagagaaaatatatagaCGAAAGTTATTTGAATCACGACTCCTCGTACATTAGAGATATATCCTCGGGTACAAGAACCAAGAACGTAGATAGTGACCTTCGTACATCGATCGACGATATCTATTCCGGTATCGAAGAAGCTTTTTCGTCCGGTAAAAGCTATGATCGCGATATTCTCGCGAGTTCCGCCGCGAAGATTCATGATCCTACTAACATAGACGTGAAAGGTATTCTACGGTCGCGTGGAGCAACTGGTCGTTCCTATCAAGAAAGTGGATACAAGGCTCGTGAAAACTGGGATACTGATTACGACGAAGGATTTATAGATCGAGAAAAAGACTACAAACAaaagcaatttaaatatttagacgAAGGCATTAGTGCCTTAAGAATTAACAGATCAATGCGCAAAGGCGAGTACTTTCATGACGTGACGAAAGATTCTTGTGCCGTTAAAGGAAAATGTTACGCACAGTCCGACGACGACAACAGGAAACTCACGAGCGATTacattagttattattattcgtCCGATGACTCCGAGTACCGGACTACGTACACCGATAAGATGGAAATGTACGAGGACGGATCTGTGCCACGAAGACGAAGACGAAGAAGTAGAAGAGGCAGCAGAGAGGGAGGCGCGAGTGATTATGAGAACCTGCGAACCAGAAACGCGTTAGACGCTCAATCGAGATTAACCGAAAGCAGGAGATCGATGACGCTTCAACGAACGGAATCCACGCCAACTCTACACTCGGACGAGGACCTGAGCTCGATTGCGGATCGCGCCCGACGCATGTACCGCCGCAAGCGAAACAGCAGCTGTCCAGAGAGCAGAGATCTGCGAATGCATGGTCCGCGAGGAAACGGCGAGAGGATGTCGAATATTCTGCTGGACTCCGACGAGGAGTTTGGCTCGATGGAAACGGTAATTGGCGCTGATTATTTCCGTCGTACTTCGGGCTACGCTAGAGCGAACGATGGCGTTAGATCGGGCTTCTTTGACGCGGAACAAGATCGTGGTAGCTACTTAGATGCAAGATACGATCACGAGGATCGCAGTTATCCGACAGCACGCGGGCTAGTTAGGTCAGGATCGCAGCGTTCCTCGATTCGCGAGGCGCGACACGTGTCGCGCACTAGGCGTAAGAGTAGTTGCCCGGAGTGTCGTGAGCTAGCACTGTCCTCCTCGGAGTTAGGTAGGTCGGGGTCGTTGTCGCGAAAGGGTGACGATTCTCGGCGTTCATCGTTAGACACGAAGCATAGATATCGTAGGCGGAACAGCAGCTGTCCGGAGGCTAGGGATCTCGAAATGCTCGAGAAGAGGCAGCGTCAACAGCAACTCATGCAGCTCCATCAGCAGCAACGACGGTACCCGACTGAGCAGTatcagcagcaacagcagcagcagcagcagcagcagcaacaacagcagcaccAGCACCACTACCATCACCATCACCACCAGCatcagcagcaacagcaacggCAGCATCAACAGTATCATCAGCCGCATACGCAGCATCAGCAACCGCAGGGAAGTAGTAAGAGGAACGTGGCGATCAGCGACACCCTCGAGTACTATGAGTACTCGATGGAAAGCGAGAGCCAGTGCAGCGAGAACTGCGGATTTGGCCCGTGCGATCCGCGTAGGCCCCGTAACCGAGCACCCCGCCCTGGTAACGCTAATTCGAGTCTCTTTGATTCCCAAACCGCTACCTCCGACACTGCTAAAAACTACCATCCACGGATCGACGATCATCACCACCAACACCCACAAAACACGAAAACGTCGCCGCTCGCTAATGTCGCCGATGTGGCGTCGACGTTCCTGCCGCCGTTACCgccgtcgtcctcgtcgtcgtccgcCCGACGACGAACCCGAAAAAAATCCTCTTacgacgtcgacgtcgtcgccgccgctggCGCCGACcgtcgcgacgacgacgacgctcgGAATCGTCGTTCCTCATCTATGCCCGAAAGCAGCGAGTACACCAGTCAGTCGAGTTCGTACGAGAAGACGTCTAGTCACCGGCAGGTCACCGACAACGGGCACAACGACCGTGACAAGAGAAGTCAGTTCACTAGGAGTCTCAGTAACGCCGATGTGCCGCAGGACGAGAAAGGTGagaggaaaaattttttactaattaaacaGTTCACTAAAATTAGCTATTCTTTAACTTGGAGAATGTTATTTCAACCAATTCTCTTTTTCATGAGCAAGAATAATGTACCGATTATTtccattattataaataaatattgtaatcgcgttttttttaaacctttattatataatatcgaGAGCTGCGCtaacgttaaaattaaattttttggcTATCAAATTTGATTTCTACATATCACCACATCTTGCTTTTtcacagaaattttatttgatatctaGCTTCAATTTTTCGCTGATGCATATGAATTCTCTTTAAAAAGGCATCGATTTTACTGTCACAATGACGTGATGTATATAGCCGAGAGAGCGAAGACCGAACTCTCTCAGAAAgtgtaacataaattttcGTCGAGATTTACAGTCACGAACTCGTTGCACTCAAATTTAGCGGTAGTTAATAAACTGCGGACATACGTTTACGCGAACGTTTTGAAAGTAAGTTGAGCTCCCAGAGTCACGAACGTCTTCCTATGTCTGCCGTTCAACGATAGTTGGGCAAAAATTAGACACGCATTGctctttatacttttatgacaattatatttaatatcatattacaaaatctataaaatttataaatcttaaattgATTGAAGTCAAAGTAAAGCTCcgttcttttatattatattaaaagctcGCTCtgtaattttgttcttttattttgcaaactGGCATCGCAAAAGGCAGTACGAGAACACATAAAATTGTGGCCtacggattttttttttaaattctaatttaattctataCGTGTACAAGTACGTGTCCTTGTTTCGCAGACACGGGTAGTTTCAGCGATACCGCGATTGCATTGAACGTTGAAGATGCAGCGAGGAGAGGCCGTAAGAGCTCGCCGGGAAGTAAAAGCGGAAGCGGCAGCAGTAGCGGAAGCGCGGTACAGTACCAGGCGGGGGGTCTAGGCAAGAAGAGCAATAGCACCAGCCAATTATCCGCGACAGGTAACACATTGTCACGCTGatcatttctagttaattTTGCGTTTAGTCTCTACGTGTTATACGTAGTCGTGATTTTTCATAAAGATCGATCGTTCACGTGAAAGTAACGTCTCCCGGTGCGCGATATTAGAACGTTTTGATCGATGTGTGACACCATATTGCGCGACATTAGACAGTTTTCTATATTTTCCTGACGTTttatcttctctttctttagtGAAAAGGATTATATCGTTTTCTTCAGAACATCGATATTTTGTGAATTAGGATAGAGTAGTCTAGCATCATTAGTTTGTAGATTATAACGGTGTGCTCTCGCTACATATAAATGAGGATGATGCAAAAAAATGTGTCGTCCGCACGCGGATGCACTTTGCTAATAAAGACGAATTCGAGCTCGGGTGCGGTGGAAATTTTTCGGTTATGTCTTTCGATTAAAACGCAAATGAGAAGTGAGAATAAGAAGAATGAGGAACTACGGGTGAAAAGTGACATCGCAACGATGCGTAAATAAGGAAAAACGCAAGTATAAGCGCATTTGGTAACGTGCGCGCGATTGATGAAACAAGCATGagcaatcttaattttaatcatcGATCAGCACAGTATTTTTATCGTGTGATTACAAATTGGATATAAAATACTTAGATGTAagtattttatagatataagaGACATAACAAACGAAATTGAAAATGATACAACGAACGCGTCTCTCTGCTATTTCCTTATCCGTTACACCTTATTCTTCGTATTTCACAGATCGGTTACGACTATCATGCGGATTGCATTACAATTCGGTTCTATCAGATCTGAACACGATAACAAGAGCATATCGTAGACAAAGCAAAAAAACCCAATAAGCGGGGCAGTATGTACATTCTAATTGTATTCTTGTTTTCTCCGCCATCCCTCATCTCTATCTGCCTCTTCTTCGACATGAACACACTCACACTTTACTTCTACCAACCAACCACCTCTCGACGCTGGGGGACCATTCACGTCATCGATCTGCACCCACCTGCACGATTTCTCATCGCGGCGGCCGATCGTCGCCCCGCGTGCTCGTGCGCTTGTGTTCACGGAACACTCCGCACGGATCATCATCATCGATTTGCTGGACGATcgccaaaaaataaaaaaataaaaaaataaaaaactcgaCCCGACACTATATCATAtacttacaaaaatacaattatacatttgtaaaatcGACTCGATAAACTGACATCACGCTTACAATAACTATTGCTATTGCTAACGCGACTTGCAACCATGAACGACTGGACAAACGGATAAACGGACGGACGAATAAAACGAAACGAAACGGACGAAACGAACACCAAAACTGCATCACATCCACGCAAAATCCATAACATACCCACGTGCGTCTGTTGGTGGTACATGCGTGGGCGAGGAAGGACGGAAACGGCGACTGGGTTTCGGGAAGAAGGGGAAGTCGTCCTTTACAGTTCACAGGAGCGAGGAGGTCCTGCCGCCGGAGGACACGTCGGTCAGTGGCGGTAGAAGCGGCCGCCAGCCGAGCTCCGCGAGCAGCGACGGCGAGGGGAGCGGCGACGGGGACAGGTCCGACACTTGCTCTCTCTCAGAGTAGAAAAACTCCTCTCTTTTTCATCTCTCTTTCGCCTTATTTTCCTCATTACTTTTGCACATTCGTTAACGCGGGAGCGATCGACAACATCCAGTtgaagggagggggggggggatctTTTTATTACGTCTCTTACGTCTTTTACCCTCGCGCGTTTGCCATCGTGGTGATTTCCGAATTGTTTGATTGAGCGAAGACTGTTACGTCGCCAAACGCGAATAACGAATATGCGTGTGGTAGATTTCATATCGCGCGAACGAAAGAGCGAGGCGATGATTCATAGAGGTTTTTACTCAGGTATACTCCGATCCCAATTAATCGGTGAAATTGGATTCAAGCCTTCGACGAAATGTGAGTACACGTTGCAGGTGG
This sequence is a window from Monomorium pharaonis isolate MP-MQ-018 chromosome 3, ASM1337386v2, whole genome shotgun sequence. Protein-coding genes within it:
- the LOC105834813 gene encoding regulating synaptic membrane exocytosis protein 2 isoform X4 gives rise to the protein MAELPQPDMSHLTPEERRIIEGVLMRQKEEEEQDHEIMRRKQDEVQILEETIRMRSEKHKKAGVELNATCHICLKTKFADGVGHICNYCDIRCCARCGGKVTLRSSKVIWVCILCRKKQELLSKTGQWMAKTGLGAVDSALLRQMQEDLQVGGRQGLADQTRDKRPKLERAHSAAEKENLPLLQRSGNCPLRRQYSQQEQISGRRMSTSDSGVEMSVSPHARTLPTPHVVSSYPVQQTPRHPAAYPDDDPNLYRGELDGLMRQHPPNYQRQRSTYQDSSADLGMTYGQTPMETGSVRTTVHPSQQHSLHQTQGVHPVQPTSTVGVSQQRSFSSSEEERSTPECASDEPDESEKGKGYYHHAGGPKSMSSGGRRHNGSHNGHHGSGAGMTAAEHNGHHPPREPRKEESTLVRRSFRRCGDEWRADSRRFTEKREKKTVRFDGGTNVGGPQEEEWSWEADRQGSQDSATKDSGIDTSSTFTSSEDSNRGDLPKHPSWQVSEDGQKIIGHMILRKSAGTGSCSSILGLKVVGGKLLEDGSMGALIEKVKKGSTADVEGHLRPGDEVIAWNGRSLQGKSFREVYDIIAESRLEPQIELVVERKLSSTTTGMAGLAGPGPSTPMASRRIVAQSQWRQKHETISGPPTPHHKELYDARREKPSVLVTSPGSPDLHAQGRGRHSRHPTGNANVGGSIQVKLGYDLVGLQLIVTIICASGLTPKSNGQPRNPYAKVFLLPDKSEKSKRRTKTVANTNDPRWNQTFVYNGVRRSELKKRALEITVWDYARYEANDFLGETVLELAVCLLDEEPEWHSLTAHGEHRHVRHYQDSEDMIDCHLSPPSTTSRLSDSDTSECDITDYDVSREQRRTADGASISSIGSSSRFHNMPSNYKRHYSSPPPERELYIDGEHRSRRDMSPQGRKRAALMISRDQPASISSYQTYRKDEFHRGMMGHRSHSAAPMDSPSVRYRGRSQSPTGHRSLSPPEHRSFPYSHGGYVHTTRFGSRSATATPTGSPKKRQLPQIPAALKERVAQDFEERARFMRHRNRQSIYRSTGMGGWEKHYSGLSDSDLPSIGRDPLTLSHSHAHRMHRSRRGHLSPDKDVLGGDLGDSDMESIASVTSSAFSTQSERPRGSRLMPGAVGLLSRRAKSFEYESISSNIFSDDSLRTARKKLKRNLSLSDAGYGDKIPALDDQSKSYYDSNGDDKVPTSLTSKETNYDFLLDRDDHKSFYGYDSELSCGETEIYVPSFDKQNIETDDYQVSYSSRLTGDNDLFSDNDRANLRNIRDKDDTSKRKYIDESYLNHDSSYIRDISSGTRTKNVDSDLRTSIDDIYSGIEEAFSSGKSYDRDILASSAAKIHDPTNIDVKGILRSRGATGRSYQESGYKARENWDTDYDEGFIDREKDYKQKQFKYLDEGISALRINRSMRKGEYFHDVTKDSCAVKGKCYAQSDDDNRKLTSDYISYYYSSDDSEYRTTYTDKMEMYEDGSVPRRRRRRSRRGSREGGASDYENLRTRNALDAQSRLTESRRSMTLQRTESTPTLHSDEDLSSIADRARRMYRRKRNSSCPESRDLRMHGPRGNGERMSNILLDSDEEFGSMETVIGADYFRRTSGYARANDGVRSGFFDAEQDRGSYLDARYDHEDRSYPTARGLVRSGSQRSSIREARHVSRTRRKSSCPECRELALSSSELGRSGSLSRKGDDSRRSSLDTKHRYRRRNSSCPEARDLEMLEKRQRQQQLMQLHQQQRRYPTEQYQQQQQQQQHQQPQGSSKRNVAISDTLEYYEYSMESESQCSENCGFGPCDPRRPRNRAPRPGNANSSLFDSQTATSDTAKNYHPRIDDHHHQHPQNTKTSPLANVADVASTFLPPLPPSSSSSSARRRTRKKSSYDVDVVAAAGADRRDDDDARNRRSSSMPESSEYTSQSSSYEKTSSHRQVTDNGHNDRDKRSQFTRSLSNADVPQDEKDTGSFSDTAIALNVEDAARRGRKSSPGSKSGSGSSSGSAVQYQAGGLGKKSNSTSQLSATECGGMIVSIGGSASAVARTAGLASRKRNSTPGSIQRSEEVMPAYQRFDNKLAGSAASDTAGSLNSISSSEGSSWSPSLRMAGEGQLRDFIEDLGPGQVVGRQALGARCLGEIQLSLSHTKGYLEVEVIRAKDLKAKQGSKVIPAPYVKLYLVNGKRCIEKAKTTMARKTLDPFYQQLLAFKENCRGCILQVTVWGDYGRIEGKKVFMGIAQIVLDELDLSQMVFGWYKLFDTQALVSGAASLALSRRSSVTSLDSFKI